Part of the Cervus canadensis isolate Bull #8, Minnesota chromosome 15, ASM1932006v1, whole genome shotgun sequence genome is shown below.
AAGGTCAGACTGGGTGGCTTGCCTGAAGATGAGAGGGGCAAAAACCGAAAGCGCTTGGCTGTTCTTTCAGAGAGGCCTtttggtgaggggaggggaggagaagccAAGTGAGGGGAGAGTTGGAGGGGTGACTGACAGGATCACCTCCCCAAGCGAGCGCGGCATTCATTCTCCCTGAAACACAGTGCCCAAGGAGCAGAGGTTTCAAGCCAAAGaaccaaaataaaaggaaaagaattcctAGAGAAAGGAACCGTAAAGTCTAGAAAGGCAGAGCGAGGGGTGGAGAGGgacacagagggagaaagaggaggagggaggaagaaagaggaggaggagggggaggaaggagagcagaAAAACGGGGAgaaaagaggggagaggagagagagagagaaagagaggaaaaaacatgGCGCTTGCGAGCTGTATGTGCAAAATCCGCAAGGAATTGCAGTAAATTCCTTTTTGTTTGAAGAAAATTTACAACTTGGTAATAGACCTTTTTATGACCTATTTGCGGTCGTCATTGGCTGCGGCTGGTCATGTGCAGGCTCCGCTCGCCTTCACGGCCTTTTTCCTGATTTCCCAGGCGAATTTCCCCCCGCATTCTGCCTTCCTAGAGCCTCACCCCCTCTTTTTCTAACCTTTGTCTCCGCAGAGGTGGGCTCCAGTCTCCGGCTGCGGGATTGCGGGGTCCGCGGCGGCCTCGGCTCGCGCCCGGCGCCCAATTTGGCCCCACAGCCGCTTCGCCCCGGGCCGCGCCGCTGCCGCCTCCGGAGCCGGCGGGGAGCCCGGCGGGCGGGAGAGCCCGGAAGGAGCCCGGGGCGCCGAGGCCCCCACTGGCGCCGGCACCGCCCGCCGGGAGCCCCCGGCCTGCAGCCGGGTG
Proteins encoded:
- the LOC122453633 gene encoding myosin heavy chain IB-like isoform X2; the protein is MLEKERVGTARLGHPAAGRGLPAGGAGASGGLGAPGSFRALPPAGLPAGSGGGSGAARGEAAVGPNWAPGASRGRRGPRNPAAGDWSPPLRRQRCMRIQQTVGNQRTQVWM
- the LOC122453633 gene encoding myosin heavy chain IB-like isoform X1 gives rise to the protein MLEKERVGTARLGHPAAGRGLPAGGAGASGGLGAPGSFRALPPAGLPAGSGGGSGAARGEAAVGPNWAPGASRGRRGPRNPAAGDWSPPLRRQRLECHSFHSSHGSCSREPQLKMHEDSANSGKPEDTSLDVK